In Plasmodium gaboni strain SY75 chromosome 11, whole genome shotgun sequence, the following proteins share a genomic window:
- a CDS encoding hypothetical protein (conserved Plasmodium protein, unknown function), with the protein MISKKAIDEFLLYIEDANEETALYYLEMCNGSVEESLKLYYDINGDSMIQSREYENKNEIINERENITEGNKYQNNIETTKDNEKKNMCPPCDDYVRAPDKHFSQALINDMDDSNFYTYNNTNKKSNKSKIQLGDTFQKLFSPPESLICSLSFEEVRKKSKHENKFILVNIQNTEFESLRLNRDIWNNDVIQQIIKSSFILWLRYEYDQDAALFMNTYKVHRLPYLCVLCKRTGRQLKVWNIRNFQDPICAQSQLYEFIEMMEIKSTSRNINDITTSCKNVNTNMSDTTTVNTINTTNINVNNNDDDGHDNDMINNINDRNIETFKEPFKTIQPSGYDKNKLLFKEKTHQILPDEKKDSINNLNSNSYNNQNLKEIKSNDKKTGDVLEEYNTINNELSQLHKLRMQRFQKK; encoded by the exons ATGATATCAAAGAAGGCAATTGATGAATTTTTACTTTATATTG AAGATGCAAATGAAGAAACTGCTTTGTATTACTTAGAG ATGTGTAATGGTAGTGTTGAGGAATCTTTAAAACTGTATTATGATATTAACGGGGATAGCATGATACAAAGTAGAGAGTATGAAAATAAGaatgaaattataaatgaaaGAGAAAATATAACTGAAGGTAATaaatatcaaaataatatagaaacAACAAAGGataatgagaaaaaaaatatgtgtCCTCCTTGTGATGATTATGTTAGAGCTCCTGACAAACATTTCAGCCAAGCGTTAATTAACGATATGGATGATTCaaatttttatacatataataatacaaataaaaaaagtaataaatcaaaaatTCAATTAGGAGATACCTTTCAAAAACTTTTTTCTCCTCCTGAATCTTTAATATGTTCATTATCATTTGAAGAAGTTAGAAAAAAGTCTAAACAcgaaaataaatttattttagtgaatatacaaaataCAGAATTTGAGTCTTTGAGATTAAATAGGGATATATGGAATAATGATGTTATTCaacaaattataaaaagCTCTTTCATATTGTGGTTACGATATGAATATGATCAAGATGCAGCACTTTTTATGAACACCTACAAG GTGCATAGGTTGCCATATTTATGTGTCTTGTGTAAGCGAACTGGCAGACAATTAAAAGTTTGGAATATTAGAAATTTTCAAGATCCTATATGTGCTCAATCACAGTTGTATGAATTTATTGAGATGATGGAAATTAAAAGTACCTCTcgtaatataaatgatataacAACAAGTTGTAAAAATGTAAACACAAACATGAGTGATACGACAACTGTAAATACTATAAACACAACTAATATtaatgttaataataatgatgatgatggtcatgataatgatatgattaataatataaatgatagAAATATAGAAACTTTTAAGGAACCATTTAAAACTATCCAACCTTCTGGgtatgataaaaataaattattattcaaaGAAAAAACACATCAAATATTACcagatgaaaaaaaagatagtataaataatttaaatagtaattcatataacaatcaaaatttaaaagaaataaaaagtaatGACAAAAAAACAGGAGATGTTCttgaagaatataataCCATAAATAATGAACTATCTCAATTGCATAAATTAAGAATGCAAAgatttcaaaaaaaataa